Genomic segment of Frankiales bacterium:
CCTCCTGGAGGTAGTCCATCTCGTAGAGGTGCTCGCGCCACTTGCGGTCGAGCACCGAGAGCACCACGCGGCGCTCGAGCTCGCGCATCACGTCGGGGGTGAGCGACTGCTCACGGGCGTCGTAGGCCGCGTGCGCGTCGTCCTGGAGCTCGCCGACGAGGAAGTCCTGCGTGAGACCGGCCTTGCCGCCGCCGCCGGCGTCGACGACGTCGTCGGGCGTGAGGCTCACCGGGTAGAGGGTGCGCAGGGCGTCCCAGAGCCGGTCGAGGTCCCAGTCCTCCGGGTAGCCCTCGCCGGTCTCGGCGAGCACGTAGCCCTCGACGGTGTCGTCGAGGAAGCCGCGCACCTGCTCCTGGAGGTCCTCGCCCTCGAGCACCCGACGGCGCTCCTCGTAGACGACGACGCGCTGGCGGTTCATCACCTCGTCGTACTTGAGGACGTTCTTGCGGATCTCGAAGTTCTGCGCCTCGACCTGCGTCTGCGCCGAGCGGATGGCGTTGCTGACCATCTTCGCCTCGATCGGGACGTCGTCCGGCACGTTGAAGCGGCGCAGGAAGGCGTCGACGATGTCGGCCTTGAACAGCCGCATCAGGTCGTCCTCGAGCGAGAGGTAGAAGCGCGACTCGCCCGGGTCGCCCTGGCGGCCGGAGCGGCCGCGCAGCTGGTTGTCGATGCGCCGTGACTCGTGGCGCTCGGTGCCCAGCACGTAGAGGCCGCCGAGACCGGTGACCTCCTCGTGCTCGGCCGCGACGCTCTTGCGCGCGCGCTCGAGCGCCGCCGGCCACTCGGCCTCGTACTCCTCCGGGGTGTCGACCGGGCTGAGCTCCTTCTGCGCGAGCTCGGCGGCGGCCATGAACTCGGAGTTGCCGCCGAGCATGATGTCGGTGCCTCGACCGGCCATGTTGGTCGCGACGGTGACGGCGCCCTTGCGGCCGGCCTGCGCGACGATCGCGGCCTCGCGCTCGTGGAACTTCGCGTTGAGGACCTCGTGCGGCACGCCGCGCTTGCGCAGCAGCGCCGACAGGTTCTCGGACTTCTCCACCGACGTCGTGCCGACCAGCACCGGCTGGCCCTTCTCGTGCCGCAGCGCGATGTCGTCGACGACGGCGTTGAGCTTCGCGGCCTCCGTGCGGTAGACGAGGTCGGCCTCGTCCGCGCGGGCGAGCGGGCGGTTGGTGGGGATCGGGATGACGCCGAGCTTGTAGATCTGGTCGAACTCCGCGGCCTCGGTCATCGCCGTGCCGGTCATGCCGGAGAGCTTGGTGTAGAGGCGGAAGTAGTTCTGGAGGGTGATCGTGGCGAGGGTCTGGTTCTCCTGCTTGATCTCCACCCCCTCCTTGGCCTCGATCGCCTGGTGCATGCCCTCGTTGTAGCGGCGGCCCGCGAGGATGCGGCCGGTGTGCTCGTCGACGATGAGCACCTCGCCGTTGAGGACGACGTAGTCCTTGTCGCGCTTGAACAGCTCCTTGGCGCGCAGCGCGTTGTTGAGGTAGCCGACCAGCGGGGTGTTCACCGACTCGTAGAGGTTGTCGATGCCGAGCCAGTCCTCGACCTTCTCGACGCCGCTCTCGAGGATGCCGACGGTGCGCTTCTTCTCGTCGACCTCGTAGTCGCCGTCGATGCCCTTCTCCTCGTCGCCGCGCTTGAGCCGCGGGACGAGCCGGGCGAACTCGGTGTACCACTTGGTGGCGGCGTCGGCCGGGCCGCTGATGATGAGCGGCGTGCGGGCCTCGTCGATGAGGATCGAGTCGGTCTCGTCGACGATCGCGAAGTTGTGGCCGCGCTGCACGCGCTCCTCGATCGACCACGCCATGTTGTCGCGCAGGTAGTCGAAGCCGAACTCGTTGTTGGTGCCGTAGGTGATGTCGCAGTCGTAGGCGACCTTGCGCTGGGGCGGCGGCATGTTGGCGAGGATGACGCCGACGCTCAGCCCCAGGAACCGGTGCACCCGGCCCATCCACTCGGCGTCGCGCTCGGCGAGGTAGTCGTTGACCGTCACGACGTGGACGCCGTCGCCGGAGAGCGCGTTGAGGTAGGCGGGCAGCGTGGACACGAGGGTCTTGCCCTCACCGGTCTTCATCTCGGCGATGTTGCCGAGGTGCAGGGCCGCGCCACCCATGACCTGGACGTCGTAGTGCCGCTGCCCGAGCGTCCGCTTGGCGGCCTCGCGCACGGTCGCGAACGCCTCCGGGAGGAGGTCGTCGAGCGTCTCGCCGTCGGCGTAGCGGGCGCGGTACTCCTCGGTCTTGGCCCGCAGCTCGGCGTCGGTGAGGTCGACGAAGTCGTCCTCCAGGGCGTTGACCTGGACCGCGATGGACTCCAGCTTCTTGAGCAACCGGCCCTCGCCGGCACGCAGGATCTTGTCGAGGAGCGACACCAGGTACGTCCTTGTCTGAGGCGTTGCGGCCCGCAGCGGGCGCGCGACGGAGCGGGCGGGGGGACCCGCCACCGGAGCATGGTAACCATTCGGTCACGGAACACCGCCAGCCCGACGCACGGACAGGACGCCGAACCGCTCGCCCCCGAGGCCGCGACGGCACCGCCGCGGTCCGCAACCCGGGCGCGCCCGGCACCTGCCGTGCGCTGCAATGTCACCCATGACGACGAGCCCGCCCGCCGCGACGTTCCCGCCCCGCCGCGACCTCACCGACGGCGTCGTGCTGCTGCGCGAGCCCGGCGAGGCCGACGTCCCCGCCCTGATCGAGGGTGCGCGGACGCCGGACGTCGTGCGCTTCACCCGGGTGCCGTCGCCCTACGGCGAGGAGCACGCACGCCGGCTGCTCACGATCGCCACGCAGGGATGGGCGGAGTCCACCGACGCGGTGTTCGCCGTGTGCGACCACGATCGGCCGGAGCTCCTCCTCGGACTGGTGGGTCTGCACGAGATCGAGCTGCACGGCGAGCCCGGCGGCGTCGCGGAGATCGGCTACTGGCTCGCCCCCGCCGGCCGCGGGCGCGGCCTGATGACCCGGGCCGTGCGGCTGGCCTCGGACTGGGCGTTCGACTCGCTCGGCCTCGCGCGCATCAGCTGGTACGCCC
This window contains:
- the secA gene encoding preprotein translocase subunit SecA, whose product is MSLLDKILRAGEGRLLKKLESIAVQVNALEDDFVDLTDAELRAKTEEYRARYADGETLDDLLPEAFATVREAAKRTLGQRHYDVQVMGGAALHLGNIAEMKTGEGKTLVSTLPAYLNALSGDGVHVVTVNDYLAERDAEWMGRVHRFLGLSVGVILANMPPPQRKVAYDCDITYGTNNEFGFDYLRDNMAWSIEERVQRGHNFAIVDETDSILIDEARTPLIISGPADAATKWYTEFARLVPRLKRGDEEKGIDGDYEVDEKKRTVGILESGVEKVEDWLGIDNLYESVNTPLVGYLNNALRAKELFKRDKDYVVLNGEVLIVDEHTGRILAGRRYNEGMHQAIEAKEGVEIKQENQTLATITLQNYFRLYTKLSGMTGTAMTEAAEFDQIYKLGVIPIPTNRPLARADEADLVYRTEAAKLNAVVDDIALRHEKGQPVLVGTTSVEKSENLSALLRKRGVPHEVLNAKFHEREAAIVAQAGRKGAVTVATNMAGRGTDIMLGGNSEFMAAAELAQKELSPVDTPEEYEAEWPAALERARKSVAAEHEEVTGLGGLYVLGTERHESRRIDNQLRGRSGRQGDPGESRFYLSLEDDLMRLFKADIVDAFLRRFNVPDDVPIEAKMVSNAIRSAQTQVEAQNFEIRKNVLKYDEVMNRQRVVVYEERRRVLEGEDLQEQVRGFLDDTVEGYVLAETGEGYPEDWDLDRLWDALRTLYPVSLTPDDVVDAGGGGKAGLTQDFLVGELQDDAHAAYDAREQSLTPDVMRELERRVVLSVLDRKWREHLYEMDYLQEGIGLRAMAQKDPLVEYQREGYELFNAMMDSIKEESIGYLFNVEVQVEEPIPGIELTPQAAPMLSAAVAEQAQPAEAAEEEREVQPVGSPAISAKGLGPQRPQRLEYSAPTVDGEGGVVHAAEEVDDVPDVSSDAPRAERRRAERAARKRDSRKR
- a CDS encoding GNAT family N-acetyltransferase, with the protein product MSPMTTSPPAATFPPRRDLTDGVVLLREPGEADVPALIEGARTPDVVRFTRVPSPYGEEHARRLLTIATQGWAESTDAVFAVCDHDRPELLLGLVGLHEIELHGEPGGVAEIGYWLAPAGRGRGLMTRAVRLASDWAFDSLGLARISWYARSDNTASRRVAEGAGYVVEGLVRRGLELRGERVDHWVGSLLPEDVGRVPGRR